Proteins encoded in a region of the Penaeus vannamei isolate JL-2024 chromosome 30, ASM4276789v1, whole genome shotgun sequence genome:
- the LOC113816750 gene encoding neuropeptide-like protein 31 yields MKLLSMALALIVALTGLLGWTSAMPDPEPVADPSRFFGGGGGYGHHGGSFGRRSFGTGSFGRGSFGRGSFGRGGHGFNRGFSSFGRGRGGYW; encoded by the exons ATGAAGCTG CTGTCGATGGCACTGGCCCTGATTGTGGCCCTGACTGGCCTTCTGGGCTGGACCAGCGCCATGCCTGACCCTGAGCCGGTGGCTGACCCGTCAAGATTCTTCGGCGGGGGCGGTGGCTATGGACACCACGGGGGATCCTTCGGCAGGAGATCCTTCGGCACGGGATCCTTCGGCAGGGGATCCTTCGGCAGGGGATCCTTCGGCAGAGGGGGTCACGGCTTCAACAGGGGTTTCAGTTCCTTTGGCAGGGGCAGAGGTGGCTATTGGTAA
- the LOC138867445 gene encoding uncharacterized protein, protein MKLLSMALALIVALTGLLGWTSAMPDPEPVADPDPVADPSRFFGGGGGYGHHRGSFGRRSFGTGSFGRGSFGRGSFGRGGHGSLGFSRGRGYGGW, encoded by the exons ATGAAGCTG CTGTCGATGGCACTGGCCCTGATTGTGGCCCTGACTGGCCTTCTGGGCTGGACCAGCGCCATGCCTGACCCTGAGCCGGTGGCTGACCCTGACCCGGTGGCTGACCCGTCAAGATTCTTCGGCGGGGGCGGTGGCTATGGACACCACAGGGGATCCTTCGGCAGGAGATCCTTCGGCACGGGATCCTTCGGCAGGGGATCCTTCGGCAGGGGATCCTTCGGCAGAGGGGGTCACGGTTCCTTAGGCTTCAGCAGGGGCAGGGGCTACGGTGGCTGGTAG
- the LOC138859110 gene encoding uncharacterized protein, with protein sequence MKLLSIALALIVALTGLLGWTSAMPDPDPVADPDPVADPSRFFGGGGGYGHHGGSFGRRSFGTGSFGRGSFGRGSFGRGSFGRGGHGSLGFSRGRGYGGW encoded by the exons ATGAAGCTG CTGTCGATAGCACTGGCCTTGATTGTGGCCCTGACTGGCCTTCTGGGCTGGACCAGCGCCATGCCTGACCCTGACCCGGTGGCTGACCCTGACCCGGTGGCTGACCCGTCAAGATTCTTCGGCGGGGGCGGTGGCTATGGACACCACGGGGGATCCTTCGGCAGGAGATCCTTCGGCACGGGATCCTTCGGCAGGGGATCCTTCGGCAGGGGATCCTTCGGCAGGGGATCCTTCGGCAGAGGGGGTCACGGTTCCTTAGGCTTCAGCAGGGGCAGGGGCTACGGTGGCTGGTAG